A portion of the Lolium rigidum isolate FL_2022 chromosome 1, APGP_CSIRO_Lrig_0.1, whole genome shotgun sequence genome contains these proteins:
- the LOC124666209 gene encoding zinc finger A20 and AN1 domain-containing stress-associated protein 9-like, which translates to MAQESWKESEETVQTPEAPILCVNNCGFFGNSMTNNMCSKCYRDFIKVATIATPVVQKKVFAAASSSMLPLEPAKADEAPTATAADGQAAQEPPKPPSNRCLSCRKKVGLTGFQCRCGGTFCSMHRYADSHECSFDYKKAGRDQIAKQNPVVVAEKINKI; encoded by the coding sequence ATGGCACAGGAGAGCTGGAAGGAGTCTGAGGAGACTGTCCAAACCCCCGAGGCGCCAATATTGTGCGTAAACAACTGTGGATTCTTTGGCAACAGCATGACGAACAACATGTGCTCCAAGTGCTACAGGGATTTCATTAAGGTCGCCACGATAGCCACCCCTGTAGTTCAGAAGAAAGTGTTCGCAGCGGCTTCATCTTCCATGCTGCCGTTAGAACCAGCAAAGGCGGATGAAGCACCTACAGCTACTGCGGCTGATGGCCAGGCAGCGCAGGAACCTCCAAAGCCTCCCAGCAACCGATGCCTTTCATGCCGCAAGAAGGTCGGGCTGACCGGTTTCCAGTGCCGCTGTGGTGGAACCTTCTGCTCCATGCACCGCTACGCCGACTCCCATGAATGCTCCTTCGACTACAAGAAGGCTGGTCGAGACCAGATAGCCAAGCAGAATCCTGTTGTGGTAGCTGAGAAGATCAACAAGATCTGA